In a genomic window of Saccharothrix sp. HUAS TT1:
- a CDS encoding (2Fe-2S)-binding protein: protein MRVNVTVNGEPKQADDVWEGESLLFLLRERLGLPGSKNACEQGECGSCTVYLDDTPVCSCLVAAGQVQDREVRTVEGLAEGDRLDPVQEAFVEAGAVQCGFCTPGLVVAAHDLLGRVPRPSDPEIREALAGNLCRCTGYEKILDAVRLAAARKADTEGATR, encoded by the coding sequence ATGCGCGTGAACGTGACGGTGAACGGCGAGCCGAAGCAGGCCGACGACGTGTGGGAGGGCGAGAGCCTGCTGTTCCTGCTGCGCGAGCGGCTGGGGCTGCCCGGGTCGAAGAACGCCTGCGAGCAGGGCGAGTGCGGCTCGTGCACGGTGTACCTGGACGACACGCCGGTGTGCTCCTGTCTGGTTGCCGCGGGCCAGGTGCAGGACCGCGAGGTGCGAACGGTGGAGGGGTTGGCCGAGGGCGACCGGCTCGACCCCGTGCAGGAGGCGTTCGTGGAAGCGGGCGCGGTGCAGTGCGGTTTCTGCACGCCCGGCCTCGTGGTCGCCGCCCACGACCTGCTCGGCCGGGTGCCCCGGCCCAGCGACCCGGAGATCCGCGAGGCGCTGGCCGGGAACCTGTGCCGCTGCACCGGCTACGAGAAGATCCTCGACGCGGTGCGCCTGGCCGCTGCCCGCAAGGCGGACACCGAGGGCGCGACCCGATGA
- a CDS encoding NB-ARC domain-containing protein, which translates to MSGTSYGPVVQAGSVGEVHFHGQERQQAIPYQLPPSPRLFTSRGKELAALNGWLSEDEGHPLVVVVSGPGGVGKTSLALRWLHDSRTTFRDGQLYVDLAARTGDEPTTPDEVLEWFLLALGVPAVEIPWGLARRQAAFRSLTADRSISVLLDNAVSATQVRPLLPTSPRSAVVVTSRWRLGGLAVDGARFVEVESFDENSSLELLERAVGTRVTSEPDAARELAHLCAGLPIALSVVGARLSTHPRRSLSKEVGSLRAERLGSLTLGDGVSVEAVFDVSYLELPPRHARAYRLCALHPGASFGVEVAAAAVDEAPEDVEPVLSDLVEKNLLGEVGDERFRYHDLLRLHARRHAEQASGDGGDAAVRRIVLWYLDRAIAADLAVAPDRPRVGPRYESADTVFDHVAPALDWLEAERSNLVTAIREAAERGWHALAWQVAETMFTFFLHRHHFADWISAFEVGADAARLDHHAVAEARLRMQLAIGYLNVGRSDDASREASRALELAEGAGDLASVATALRQLGRISRNQGDPEDALEYFRRSLHVEAAVGRRRGEALAHRRIGEALTDLGRHEEALTAFADAAAIMAELGQVLELARIRTAWAVPTLALDRVDDAALLLDAALPVLAETKSPDYIADALLLSADVAARRGDRQQEQDHVRAAAAAYTRLGQPVPERVRSRSSG; encoded by the coding sequence ATGTCGGGCACGAGCTACGGACCGGTGGTCCAGGCGGGCAGCGTCGGGGAGGTGCACTTCCACGGCCAAGAGCGACAACAGGCGATCCCGTACCAACTGCCGCCGTCGCCGAGGCTGTTCACCAGCCGGGGGAAGGAACTCGCCGCGTTGAACGGCTGGCTCTCGGAGGACGAGGGGCATCCGCTGGTCGTCGTGGTGAGCGGCCCGGGGGGAGTGGGCAAGACCTCGCTGGCGTTGCGCTGGCTGCACGACTCCCGGACGACGTTCCGGGACGGGCAGCTGTACGTCGACCTCGCGGCCCGGACCGGTGACGAACCCACGACGCCCGACGAGGTGCTGGAGTGGTTCCTGCTGGCGTTGGGCGTGCCCGCCGTCGAGATCCCGTGGGGCCTGGCGCGAAGACAGGCGGCGTTCCGCTCGTTGACGGCCGACCGGTCGATCTCGGTGCTGCTGGACAACGCGGTCTCCGCGACCCAGGTCCGGCCGTTGCTGCCGACATCACCTCGCAGCGCCGTCGTCGTCACCAGCCGGTGGAGGCTCGGCGGTCTCGCGGTGGACGGCGCCCGGTTCGTGGAGGTCGAGTCGTTCGACGAGAACTCCTCGCTGGAGTTGCTGGAACGGGCCGTCGGCACGCGTGTCACGTCGGAACCCGACGCCGCGCGAGAACTCGCCCACCTGTGCGCCGGTCTGCCCATCGCGCTGTCCGTCGTCGGAGCCAGGTTGTCCACCCACCCCCGGCGCTCGTTGTCGAAGGAGGTCGGGTCCTTGCGGGCGGAACGCCTCGGTTCCCTGACCCTGGGGGACGGGGTGTCGGTGGAGGCGGTGTTCGACGTGTCCTACCTGGAACTGCCGCCCAGGCACGCGAGGGCCTACCGCCTGTGCGCCCTGCACCCCGGCGCGTCCTTCGGCGTCGAGGTCGCGGCCGCGGCGGTGGACGAGGCTCCGGAGGACGTCGAGCCGGTCCTGTCCGACCTGGTGGAGAAGAACCTGCTCGGCGAGGTCGGTGACGAGCGCTTCCGCTACCACGACCTGTTGCGGCTGCACGCCCGTCGGCACGCGGAGCAGGCGTCGGGGGACGGAGGTGACGCCGCCGTGCGCCGCATCGTCCTGTGGTACCTGGACCGGGCGATCGCCGCCGACCTCGCGGTGGCGCCGGACCGCCCCCGCGTCGGACCGCGCTACGAGTCCGCCGACACGGTGTTCGACCACGTCGCACCCGCCCTGGACTGGTTGGAGGCGGAACGCTCGAACCTCGTCACGGCCATCCGCGAGGCGGCCGAACGCGGGTGGCACGCACTGGCGTGGCAGGTCGCCGAGACCATGTTCACCTTCTTCCTCCACCGGCACCACTTCGCCGACTGGATCTCCGCCTTCGAAGTCGGCGCGGACGCCGCCAGGCTCGACCACCACGCCGTCGCGGAGGCCCGGCTGCGCATGCAGCTCGCGATCGGCTACCTCAACGTGGGACGGTCCGACGACGCGTCCCGCGAAGCCTCGCGCGCACTGGAGCTGGCCGAGGGCGCGGGTGATCTCGCGTCGGTCGCCACCGCGTTGCGGCAGTTGGGCCGGATCTCCCGGAACCAGGGTGATCCGGAGGACGCGCTGGAGTACTTCCGCCGCTCACTCCACGTGGAGGCCGCGGTGGGCAGGCGGCGTGGTGAAGCGCTGGCGCACCGGAGGATCGGCGAGGCGCTGACCGACCTGGGGCGGCACGAGGAAGCCCTGACCGCGTTCGCCGACGCGGCCGCGATCATGGCGGAGCTGGGCCAGGTGCTGGAACTGGCCCGCATCCGCACCGCGTGGGCCGTGCCGACCCTCGCGCTGGACCGGGTGGACGACGCGGCGCTGCTGCTGGACGCCGCGCTGCCCGTGCTGGCGGAGACGAAGTCGCCCGACTACATCGCCGACGCGTTGTTGCTGTCGGCCGACGTCGCCGCCCGCCGGGGGGACCGACAGCAGGAGCAGGACCACGTGCGGGCCGCGGCGGCGGCGTACACCCGGCTCGGGCAACCGGTGCCCGAACGCGTCCGGTCGCGCTCGTCCGGGTAG
- a CDS encoding DUF1996 domain-containing protein, with the protein MTRNQGRHRFSRRTKLTAGVTGLALTIGLAVAISTAGDQGTAQADGADIALFVDITKQRQNVNAPRAQRGASTGTFTVDCGRNENGHFNPDNFIAQPGVRSGAQHLHDYVGNVSTDADSTNESLLEADTTCKNGDKSTYFWPVIRIDREDEGEEPGEPAAAEVECPDVKRKLRNVPRQAKAEVDRNLQAMRDQIAEANAKLKAAANVDDPDFVNNAVLRPLRDKRTASIDRIVQAIDRVGQRPRWLRRLAPCTVKDGDANDAKVAEAAREAEADAPEKGDGKSASDENELPGNEGEIQRPEVVDITFRGSPVGKVQAMPQFLRVLYGDAKVSTNGPKNARNSWTCTGFEDRVLMDKYPICPEGSKVKRVHDFASCWDGQNTDSANHRDHIVYPDGSGRCPRGFKAVPQLRISLTYDIPRDVQVAGKYAVDAFPQEEHNPFSDHDDFANVMSEEIMNRLVQCVNSGRRCKE; encoded by the coding sequence ATGACGCGAAACCAGGGGCGGCACCGCTTCTCGCGGCGCACGAAGCTGACGGCAGGCGTGACCGGGTTGGCGCTCACGATCGGCCTGGCCGTCGCGATCAGCACCGCGGGCGACCAGGGCACCGCCCAGGCGGACGGCGCCGACATCGCCCTGTTCGTGGACATCACGAAGCAGCGGCAGAACGTGAACGCCCCCAGGGCGCAGCGAGGGGCCAGCACCGGCACGTTCACCGTGGACTGCGGCCGCAACGAGAACGGCCACTTCAACCCGGACAACTTCATCGCGCAGCCGGGTGTCCGCAGCGGCGCCCAGCACCTGCACGACTACGTGGGCAACGTGTCGACCGACGCCGACTCCACCAACGAGAGCCTGCTGGAAGCCGACACCACCTGCAAGAACGGCGACAAGTCCACCTACTTCTGGCCGGTGATCCGGATCGACCGGGAGGACGAGGGCGAGGAGCCGGGCGAACCGGCCGCCGCCGAGGTCGAGTGCCCGGACGTCAAGCGCAAGCTGCGCAACGTGCCGCGCCAGGCCAAGGCCGAGGTCGACCGCAACCTCCAGGCGATGCGGGACCAGATCGCCGAGGCCAACGCCAAGCTGAAGGCCGCGGCGAACGTGGACGACCCGGACTTCGTCAACAACGCCGTGCTGCGGCCGTTGCGGGACAAGCGGACCGCGTCGATCGACCGCATCGTCCAGGCCATCGACCGGGTCGGCCAGCGCCCGCGCTGGCTCAGGAGGCTCGCGCCGTGCACGGTGAAGGACGGCGACGCCAACGACGCCAAGGTCGCCGAGGCGGCACGGGAAGCCGAGGCCGACGCGCCGGAGAAGGGTGACGGCAAGAGCGCCAGCGACGAGAACGAGCTGCCCGGCAACGAGGGCGAGATCCAGCGCCCCGAGGTCGTGGACATCACCTTCCGCGGCAGCCCGGTCGGCAAGGTCCAGGCGATGCCGCAGTTCCTCCGCGTCCTCTACGGCGACGCGAAGGTGTCCACGAACGGGCCGAAGAACGCCCGCAACTCCTGGACCTGCACCGGGTTCGAGGACAGGGTGCTGATGGACAAGTACCCGATCTGCCCGGAGGGCAGCAAGGTCAAGCGCGTCCACGACTTCGCCAGCTGCTGGGACGGCCAGAACACCGACAGCGCCAACCACCGCGACCACATCGTCTACCCGGACGGGAGCGGCAGGTGCCCGCGCGGCTTCAAGGCCGTGCCGCAGCTGCGGATCAGCCTGACCTACGACATCCCGCGCGACGTCCAGGTCGCCGGGAAGTACGCGGTGGACGCGTTCCCGCAGGAGGAGCACAACCCGTTCTCCGACCACGACGACTTCGCCAACGTCATGTCCGAGGAGATCATGAACCGGCTGGTGCAGTGCGTGAACTCCGGCCGCCGGTGCAAGGAGTGA
- a CDS encoding PucR family transcriptional regulator, whose protein sequence is MPELRLRLVIGAEALDRPVTRLYGTELPDPARYLSGGELVLSGLLWHRAAADCEQFVASLAASGVAALAASPPEVGDLPVALVEACERHGVPLLEVPVDLSFAVITERVVLELAAERVGDAGVLLGRHRRLLTVVAEGGGLSELVAAGAAELGAPCWVLSCTGHVVAGPELPDAAELVREFLSADRLPKAVRGTTVLPVSARGGSRLTGWILVVSGDRTQDEVAAELASLVGVERARVVQGREIENRAAGPLLRQVLSGGDLAARVAAVGWDPDAPLRVLAASVSDGQAEHAVALVEEVLAAVVPRFLVAAVGEEVYALAPSGSWVEGVRSALRTLEPGLRSARVLVGVSSPVGHAGLRGAAEEASHARRLGERRTGRTCVVAGEEIALHQLLLAGVPEELRRSLRRRLLGPVLDYDAEHGSDLVGTLRVFLDCSGSWTTAAARLHVHVNTLRYRVGRVEDLLGVDLSNFAERVDLYLALQAG, encoded by the coding sequence ATGCCGGAGCTCCGGCTCCGCCTGGTGATCGGCGCCGAAGCGCTGGACCGGCCCGTGACCAGGCTCTACGGCACCGAACTGCCCGACCCGGCCCGCTACCTGTCCGGTGGCGAGCTGGTGCTCTCCGGGCTGCTGTGGCACCGCGCGGCGGCTGATTGCGAGCAGTTCGTCGCCTCGTTGGCGGCGTCGGGGGTGGCCGCGTTGGCGGCCAGCCCGCCCGAGGTCGGTGATCTGCCGGTCGCCCTGGTCGAGGCGTGCGAGCGGCACGGGGTTCCGCTGCTGGAGGTCCCGGTCGACCTGTCGTTCGCGGTCATCACCGAACGCGTGGTGCTGGAGCTGGCGGCCGAGCGGGTGGGCGACGCGGGCGTGCTGCTCGGCAGGCACCGCCGGCTGCTGACCGTGGTCGCGGAGGGCGGTGGGCTGTCGGAGCTGGTCGCTGCGGGTGCGGCGGAGCTGGGCGCGCCGTGCTGGGTGCTGTCGTGCACGGGTCACGTGGTCGCCGGGCCGGAGCTGCCCGACGCGGCGGAGCTGGTCCGCGAGTTCCTGTCGGCCGACCGGCTGCCCAAGGCGGTGCGCGGCACGACGGTGCTGCCGGTGTCGGCGCGCGGTGGCTCCCGGCTGACCGGGTGGATCCTCGTCGTCTCGGGCGACCGGACGCAGGACGAGGTCGCCGCCGAGCTGGCCAGCCTGGTCGGCGTGGAGCGGGCGCGGGTCGTGCAGGGGAGGGAGATCGAGAACCGCGCGGCCGGGCCGCTGCTGCGGCAGGTGCTGTCCGGTGGCGACCTCGCCGCGCGGGTGGCGGCGGTCGGGTGGGACCCGGACGCGCCGTTGCGGGTGCTGGCGGCGTCGGTGTCGGACGGGCAGGCCGAGCACGCCGTCGCGCTGGTGGAGGAGGTGCTGGCGGCGGTCGTGCCGCGGTTCCTGGTGGCTGCCGTGGGCGAGGAGGTGTACGCGCTCGCGCCGTCCGGGTCGTGGGTCGAGGGCGTCCGGTCGGCGTTGCGGACGTTGGAGCCGGGGCTGCGGTCGGCCAGGGTCCTGGTCGGCGTCTCGTCGCCGGTCGGGCACGCCGGGCTGCGCGGCGCGGCGGAGGAGGCGTCGCACGCCCGGAGGCTGGGTGAGCGGCGGACCGGGCGCACGTGCGTCGTGGCGGGTGAGGAGATCGCCCTGCACCAGCTGCTGCTGGCCGGCGTGCCGGAGGAACTGCGCCGCTCGCTGCGCCGACGGCTGCTCGGCCCGGTGCTGGACTACGACGCCGAGCACGGCTCGGACCTCGTCGGCACCCTGCGCGTGTTCCTGGACTGCTCGGGCTCGTGGACCACCGCCGCCGCCCGCCTGCACGTCCACGTGAACACGCTGCGCTACCGGGTGGGGCGGGTCGAGGACCTGCTGGGCGTGGACCTGTCGAACTTCGCCGAACGGGTGGACCTGTACCTGGCGCTGCAGGCGGGCTGA
- a CDS encoding class I SAM-dependent methyltransferase, protein MIYEDPRAYLLGLEGIALMRAFTGEFDRDFVEARIAEIRKVLADEALADAAVEVDRIDAVEGYRLWAATYDQPNSAFDVDGPVVREIVDPLPVGVALDAACGTGRHAEFLVGRGHRVIGVDGSPDMLARARDRVRQAEFRPGDLHRLPVADAEVDLVVCALALTHVPDLKPVMAEFARVLRPGGHLVVSDLHPERVAQGSNPTVRGPDGRPGRLSAYRHLVGDYLRAALPVGLHVRRCEEPLLPVARPAQPPDPASPFPAVGPGSCGRGAWPTWCPPRSTPPARVRPRW, encoded by the coding sequence GTGATCTACGAGGACCCGCGTGCGTACCTGCTCGGGCTTGAGGGCATCGCGTTGATGCGGGCGTTCACCGGTGAGTTCGACCGCGACTTCGTGGAGGCGCGGATCGCCGAGATCCGCAAGGTGCTCGCCGACGAGGCGTTGGCGGACGCCGCCGTGGAAGTCGACCGGATCGACGCGGTCGAGGGCTACCGGCTGTGGGCGGCGACGTACGACCAACCCAACTCGGCCTTCGACGTCGACGGGCCCGTGGTGAGGGAGATCGTCGACCCGCTGCCCGTGGGCGTTGCCCTGGACGCCGCGTGCGGGACCGGTCGGCACGCCGAGTTCCTGGTCGGGCGCGGCCACCGCGTCATCGGGGTGGACGGCTCGCCGGACATGCTCGCGCGGGCGCGCGATCGGGTGCGGCAGGCCGAGTTCCGGCCCGGCGACCTGCACCGGCTCCCGGTCGCGGACGCCGAGGTCGACCTGGTCGTGTGCGCGCTGGCGCTGACCCACGTGCCCGACCTGAAGCCGGTCATGGCGGAGTTCGCCAGGGTCCTGCGGCCGGGCGGGCACCTGGTCGTCTCCGACCTGCACCCCGAACGGGTGGCGCAGGGCTCGAACCCCACCGTCCGCGGCCCGGACGGCAGACCCGGCCGCCTGAGCGCGTACCGCCACCTGGTCGGGGACTACCTGCGTGCCGCGCTGCCGGTGGGGCTGCACGTGCGCCGCTGCGAGGAACCGCTCCTGCCGGTCGCGCGACCGGCTCAGCCGCCGGACCCGGCGAGTCCGTTCCCGGCGGTAGGCCCTGGGAGCTGTGGCCGTGGTGCCTGGCCGACCTGGTGCCCGCCGCGAAGCACGCCGCCGGCGCGGGTTCGCCCGCGATGGTGA
- a CDS encoding xanthine dehydrogenase family protein subunit M — MDFLRPDTLAEALTLKAQRPDAVPIAGGTDVMVELNFDHRRPAALLDLTRIAELRAWEVAGDEGRGGTVRIGSGVSYTRIIEELGERLPGLAMASRTVGSPQIRNRGTVGGNLGAASPAGDTHPVLLVADATVEAASTRGTRLIPATEFYLGVKRNALEPDELITAVHVPATGAPQQFAKVGTRNAMVIAVCSFAVALHPARNLVAAAVGSAAPTPRRASAAEEFLSAELTSTSQWEKPKPLLDSVKRRFGALVAEAASPIDDVRGSAAYRKHALSVLARRTLDWAWHDYTEKVA; from the coding sequence ATGGATTTCCTCCGTCCCGACACCCTCGCCGAGGCGCTGACCCTCAAGGCGCAGCGCCCGGACGCGGTGCCCATCGCCGGCGGCACGGACGTGATGGTGGAGCTGAACTTCGACCACCGCCGACCCGCGGCCCTGCTCGACCTCACCCGGATCGCCGAACTCCGCGCCTGGGAGGTGGCCGGCGACGAAGGCCGGGGCGGCACGGTGCGCATCGGCTCCGGTGTCTCCTACACCCGGATCATCGAGGAGCTCGGCGAGCGCCTGCCCGGACTGGCGATGGCCTCCCGCACCGTCGGCTCGCCGCAGATCCGCAACCGGGGCACGGTCGGCGGCAACCTCGGCGCGGCCTCACCCGCCGGTGACACGCACCCGGTGCTGCTCGTCGCGGACGCCACTGTGGAGGCGGCTTCCACCAGGGGCACCCGGCTGATCCCGGCCACCGAGTTCTACCTGGGGGTGAAGCGCAACGCCCTGGAGCCGGACGAGCTGATCACCGCGGTCCACGTGCCCGCGACGGGCGCGCCGCAGCAGTTCGCCAAGGTCGGCACGCGCAATGCCATGGTCATCGCGGTGTGCTCGTTCGCCGTCGCCCTGCACCCGGCGCGGAACCTGGTCGCGGCGGCGGTCGGCAGCGCCGCGCCGACACCGCGCCGCGCGTCGGCGGCGGAGGAGTTCCTGTCCGCCGAGCTGACCTCCACGAGCCAGTGGGAGAAGCCGAAACCGCTGCTGGACTCGGTGAAGCGGCGGTTCGGCGCGCTCGTGGCGGAGGCCGCGAGCCCCATCGACGACGTGCGCGGCTCGGCCGCGTACCGCAAGCACGCCCTCTCCGTGCTGGCCCGCCGCACGCTCGACTGGGCCTGGCACGACTACACCGAGAAGGTGGCCTGA